From Oncorhynchus masou masou isolate Uvic2021 chromosome 7, UVic_Omas_1.1, whole genome shotgun sequence, one genomic window encodes:
- the LOC135543041 gene encoding helix-loop-helix protein 2-like — protein sequence MKRLKMMLSPDQADSDLGWGQSDAESVLNDLKVGCLSDEPMEGEGKTRSLAQPTLSREEKRRRRRATAKYRSAHATRERIRVEAFNVAFAELRKLLPTLPPDKKLSKIEILRLAICYISYLNHVLDV from the coding sequence ATGAAAAGACTGAAAATGATGCTGAGtcccgaccaagctgattccgaCCTCGGATGGGGACAATCCGACGCAGAGTCGGTGCTCAACGATCTCAAGGTCGGGTGCCTGTCCGACGAAccgatggagggggaggggaagacgaGGTCGCTGGCCCAACCGACCCTCAGCAGGGAGGAGAAGAGACGGAGGAGACGTGCGACGGCCAAGTACCGCTCGGCCCACGCCACGCGCGAGAGGATCCGCGTGGAAGCGTTCAATGTGGCCTTCGCTGAACTGAGAAAGTTGCTGCCAACCCTTCCCCCTGACAAGAAACTCTCCAAGATCGAGATCCTCAGACTTGCAATATGCTATATCTCCTATCTCAATCACGTTCTGGATGTCTAG